The genome window GGCAAGATGGATGACAGTGGCCCTctaggaccgagtttggacacccctgctttatCTGCTATTAATTCATCTTCACATGTCATTTCCATCCTGGACTGATTGGGGCAGCGTTGAGCtctgtgtgtatttttaaaacTGTGCTACGCTGCTTTAACTTTGACATGCTGTTCCTTTCCTCCCGCTTTTGCCAGCCAGAGCACCATTTAGCTCCGAGAGGGGGCCATAAAACGAGGCACTGAAGCAGCATATAGCGCAAACAGACTGTTGAGATTTCCACACGATTAAAGGCATCAAGACTAATCAGGCTAATTACCCATTACACTCCAGAACCTAATGGACTGTATACCAGACGACAGAGAACGCATAATACAGTTTGTACAAAGGTCTGCTGTTATGACCGTGGTTTCTGTTAgaacacattttataaatgtaacgATGGTACGTACTGCAGTCCAATAATAAAATCTTGATAAATTAATTGCTTTGCTTTTATTCACTGAGATATAAGCAAGTCACACCATGTGCTTTTTGATGGCTTATGATTCCACTGGGGATGCTGGACAACCTTAAGTGAATGTTCTGGGTTGAACCCTCTTGACAGTATCCATAGCAAGCATAGCAGATTAccatagaaaataattttgacttgtccttcattttacaataaaaaatttaaaaaatttacttttgcaATGCATAACCAGAAGGCTAATGGGATGCTTTAGACAACTTTACAACTGAAATAACACACATTTCTGTTATTTACCAACAGATCTCATGAGaactattttacaaggtggcgattttgcataatttttagAGAAGAATTAAGCATGAGGttccacccctaaacctaaccgtcAATTGGATGCAAGCAGATCGTACAAATGAGATCatacaaatttataaaattagTCACCAATCTgccaaaacttaaaatattatgaattgccatgagagtgtgttggctatttaacaaaaaaaagaaagaaaaaagcattttaataaaaatacaagctGCATATTTCTGTCCAGAATGTTTTCCTCACATTTCCATTGTAAGAAGAACATTAATATAAccacaatttttgtttttacaaactaaAGATAATTTTCTGTGGTAAACAACAGCATGACAAAGATGCAGTCAATAGACCCTGAAGAAAAAGTATAAAGAAAcaaatgttaaatttaaaagATTCAGCATAATATAAAATTTCATGACATCTTGATCTAAAGTTCCCACAATATCATCTAGATATCAACCACAAAGTTCAAAATTAAGCATTTTTAAGCActtgttaaaggaatagttcacccaaaaatgaaaattctgtcaccatttgctcatttcattccaaacctatGTGACTTTATGTGGaattaaaagatattttgaataacgTTGGCAtgcggtaaccaaacagttttggtgatcatttacttccattgtatgaacaatgaaaaagaaaaagagttgTAGTTTTTTATTGCTAATTCGTTTTAGtctaattttgtgtgtgtgtttatatatatatatagagagagagagagagcaatgtTTGAAATGACAAAGAAATGTGTAATTGTTGGATGTAAATAGATTAATGTAATTGAACTATATACGAGTGAACTGCTGGGAAAAAGATAAGATGGAGTGAAAGCCCATGTAAAATGAGTCCTATATAATTAGATACTGCTGACTTCAGCTGCCTTTTGCTTATGGGTTCAATGTGTGCCCAAAGGCAGTGTGTGGTTAAGGGCTCTAAAAGAGAGGACATATAAATAGATATGAAAATTTACAGCATCTCCTTAAGCCTGATGTTTAATCTGGAACCTATTGGGTGTTGATTTGTAACCTTTCATTTATGCTACAGCAATGGtcacagaaaaatatatgcattaAATGTCTTATCAGTTGCTTTGGTAAAGAGAATCTGacctgaaaataaatataaaatgcaatataaaCAGTATTAAGAAGAGGCTTGATGAAAGCataggaggaaaaaaagacaagcGCGTACTGAGCCCtaaaataaagtctttattaaacattttgtacaataatattaaaacaaaatacaatagaTTTATAGAGAATATTtatagtgaaataaaaaaatcaacaaagGTGAGGTTAAGAAACAGTCTTGTGAAAGTATACATATCTGAGAGCAGCTGTAATCCCACGCTCCTTTGCTGACCCCTAAAGGCCAGTAGCGTCTTCAATCTGCGCTCAGTCTGTGATGAGTCCATTCATGTTGTGCATGTGTCATTTAAAAACGTACAAAACACCACTTTGTAAAACCTTTCACAGCTCGTCGAACGCACAAACATTTGACATCCAGCATCATGATATTGTGTTAACATAAGTCACTTTTGTAAGATGTCGTCAGTGTACTGCATTAAGTTTATGATTGCTTAAATAAAAAACTTCGACACAACACtaagtaaatacagtaacacgTACCAAGAAATAGTtctgaagaacaaaaaagaagaccCACAAAAAATTATCTTATATAACCCAATGTTCCCACGAAAACACATTGTGTTTTAGAATGGTCTGTAATAGAGGCTCTCTGTAGTGcatcttcaaaaatgtattaacaGATGTATATTTCATCTGGAGTGTTTCCATCAGCAGGCTCTAAGAAGACCATCTTAATAGTATTGCACTAGTATTGCACTCCTCTCTGGTAGACAGCACAGGAACTAACTATAACCGTGTAATGTACCCTATAATCTTTTCTTGAACAAAATGAAATGCTTTGACAGGCGTATTGTGCAGTATTACCGTTATACAAGGCAGATTTGCAATGAAATTATTAGTGCAAAACTATAAAAAGTTTACTTGTTTAATCTGACAAATCTCTTTGAGGTGGTttcaatattacaaatattgatATGCATTTAAATGCAAGTATTTGTAATAATGTCTGTGCTCTGCTGTTCAGAATTCAAGCATAAATTATACATGGAACCATGCTGGTTGAAAAGTTTTGGTCAAAGTAGTGTTTGAAACTTTCTTGACATTTGTTTCTTTGGCACTAATGGTCAGTAAGACAatgattttactttaaaatcagCCTAAGATTTAACAAGTTAGCGCTACAGGGTTAATAAATTCAGTACCGAGTGTGaattgacatttaaaaacatttcaacaaTAATAAACCGACTGCTAGAACACAGAATCTGGATACGGTTCCTTCATACTACAAAAACCCTGTTacgttaaataaatattaaaactctTTTAAACAAATCTGCTTAAGGAAAAGTGTCTGCGGACAAAAGTATAGTAAAAGGACAGCATATTTTTGAAGGCACAGCGATTTAGATGTGTTACGATAGTGATCATTTCAACAGCTAACAGCTGCTTGGTTTAGGAGCCAACATAAACCAATCTGCTCAAATGAGAAAGATAGCAAAATCATAAATCCCCTGGTGTCACAAAAATCTGCTATTTTTAAGTAGGCTTAAattgtttttagtcatttttttggTACCGACACCATTTGTGATGTGTTCAGCGCTGTGACTCCACAGGCTGCCTACTAGTAAAGCATCAGCCTAATGGACGAAAACAGTTTATCACCCCTTAGTCATTTCTCAATCTTCAAGGTTTGGTTTTTAAGTACTGTTGCCCTGTTCCTGTTCAAACAGCAGCATGGCGAGCTGAGAGCGTGATCCAAGGCTGTCGAGGGTGCTCTGCACACACCTCTGGTAGATATCTTCACTAAGACGAGGATTACATGGCTGGTAGCTGTATTTCTGATGCAGGGCCGGCTCCACTGCTCGGAAAACATGGAGGCCAGAGTATTTGACAAACATGTCATAAATATCCAGGTTCTCCAGGATCTCCTCGTTCTCCTGGACATCCGAAGACATGCGCGTTCGGGTAGCCATGTAGTCCGAGTTGTAGAAACATGCTTCGGTGAAGGAACTGCGATCGAAGTGGCCAGCCTCTTTGACCAAATCCAATGTATTGGGAAGAGGCTGGTTATGATAAGCAATGTCAGGATTGTAGTATTGGAAATGGATGGGAAAGAACACCTGCCAGTTGTTGATGGAGTTCATCCGACAGCGATTGAGGAACTCCGAGTTGATGCTGGTTTTCACGGTGGCGATGAAGAACAACGTGTCAACCGGGTGCTTCTTGGAGATGATGTCCATAAATTTGATTTGAGAGGGACTTTCGCTTTTCACACTGATCCAGGGGATTTTGACCGTAGGATAGCGGTGCTCATAAGCATTGATTTGCGCTTTGACACTGGCGAAGATGTCATTCTGGTTGACTTGTTGGGCTTCAATTGGATCGTagataaagagaaatgtcaagATGGCATTCTCGCTGGTTTCGAACGCATTTGTGGCGTATACTTCCAAAAACTGTTGAACATGCTCTCGGTCTTGAAGAGTGACGGGTAAGATGATGTGGACTCTAGTTGCTTCTGTAACATAAGGCATGGGGATGATCTCAATACGACTGAGAGGCCTCACCAGGTGAACCCTCTTGGTGATGGAGCGACTATGTCCTTTCTGGTTAACCACCTCCAGCTGTAGGTCCAGGGTGTACTCCATCCCTCTGGTGGGGTCAAAGCGCCTGTATCCGTTAATAAGCTGCTGCTTCTTCAGGTGCAGAACCGGCTTGTACTTCTTGTTCAGCTCACCCATAGCCGTCTCAATGACGTCAGCTACGTCCAGCTTATCGATTCCACGAAGCTCACACTTTGGAGAGCCATCAATGCAAGAGTATACCTGATCTTCGGTAAAGTAATCCCACCGCAGGACCTCGAAACGTGTTTTGGGCTCAAAGGGTGGATTGATTC of Ctenopharyngodon idella isolate HZGC_01 chromosome 9, HZGC01, whole genome shotgun sequence contains these proteins:
- the chpfa gene encoding chondroitin sulfate synthase 2 is translated as MRFSMLISLLRPIGPVIIGISLGFTLSLLSVSWVEESCDINAIGDEGIVLSQDGSLKGARRPNSISPGNDGEEEKDFQPRIIPYKPVKQTQPKKLFRAKYISTELGIRERLFVGILTSKNTINTLGVAVNRTISHHLDNVVFFTGTRSHKIPHGMMVVTHGDERLIWNMFQTIKYILEHYITEYDWFYLAQDDTYTQADRIKALVEHLSMNRVLYMGSPEEFIGGEMQGRYCYGGFGYLLSRSLLLRLQPFLENCRNDILSARHDEWLGRCIIDYADTNCVEEFEGQKYYYYEMGKNSDPSKEDNVQFNNALTVHPVSDPEQMYRLHKHFTEIELQKTYEEIEKLQAEIKNVSVVAFEGNRSALWPVGINPPFEPKTRFEVLRWDYFTEDQVYSCIDGSPKCELRGIDKLDVADVIETAMGELNKKYKPVLHLKKQQLINGYRRFDPTRGMEYTLDLQLEVVNQKGHSRSITKRVHLVRPLSRIEIIPMPYVTEATRVHIILPVTLQDREHVQQFLEVYATNAFETSENAILTFLFIYDPIEAQQVNQNDIFASVKAQINAYEHRYPTVKIPWISVKSESPSQIKFMDIISKKHPVDTLFFIATVKTSINSEFLNRCRMNSINNWQVFFPIHFQYYNPDIAYHNQPLPNTLDLVKEAGHFDRSSFTEACFYNSDYMATRTRMSSDVQENEEILENLDIYDMFVKYSGLHVFRAVEPALHQKYSYQPCNPRLSEDIYQRCVQSTLDSLGSRSQLAMLLFEQEQGNST